The Lewinellaceae bacterium genome has a segment encoding these proteins:
- a CDS encoding threonine/serine exporter family protein, with product MEISSLLMVAGANTHRVETSIDRFASVLNLKTSSQITHKSIIMTLYDEKTDLSCTRVKNIPPYLINFFIISSISKASWTAISDQWNLEQIAEEIERIKTLKRYPRWIVLIAVSLAGAGFCNLFDGDYLNMLVAFISTLIGLFLFQETHKLSYNLYIRIFLGSFVASACASMGMVFNIGSNPQTALMTSILFLVPGVPLINSFTDLLDGHIVNGVVRFTTGLMIVLAMALGLFLNLYLFHLKIR from the coding sequence TTGGAAATTTCCTCCCTCCTTATGGTTGCCGGGGCTAATACCCACAGGGTCGAAACGAGTATCGACAGGTTTGCCTCGGTGTTAAACCTTAAGACTTCAAGCCAGATTACCCACAAATCCATTATCATGACCCTGTATGATGAGAAAACGGACCTAAGCTGTACTCGGGTAAAAAATATACCTCCCTATTTGATAAATTTCTTTATAATATCTTCCATTAGCAAGGCCAGCTGGACAGCTATAAGCGACCAATGGAATTTAGAACAGATCGCCGAAGAGATTGAGCGCATAAAAACACTAAAGAGATATCCCAGGTGGATCGTCCTCATTGCGGTCAGTTTGGCCGGAGCAGGTTTTTGCAATCTTTTTGATGGCGATTATTTAAATATGCTGGTGGCTTTTATCAGTACGCTCATTGGCTTATTCCTTTTCCAGGAAACCCATAAGCTTAGTTACAATCTGTACATCAGAATATTTCTGGGCTCCTTTGTTGCCTCTGCCTGTGCCTCCATGGGCATGGTATTTAATATTGGCTCCAATCCGCAGACCGCTTTGATGACTTCGATCCTTTTCTTGGTTCCGGGGGTTCCCCTGATCAATTCGTTTACCGATCTGCTGGATGGTCATATTGTGAATGGTGTGGTAAGATTTACGACGGGTTTAATGATCGTTCTCGCTATGGCATTGGGGTTATTTCTTAATTTGTACCTGTTTCACCTGAAAATAAGATGA
- a CDS encoding carbon-nitrogen hydrolase: MKKKYNIAVVQLNLNDIPENNLKKCTAWVEKAAGQGAEVICLPELYSSHYFCQSEDVENFALAEPLYSTSFKAFSALAKALNVVIIVPFFEKRMQGIYHNSAYIIDVDGTEAGLYRKMHIPDDPHFYEKFYFTPGDLGFKTIRTQKGKIGTLICWDQWYPEAARLTALQGAEVLFYPTAIGWHPAEKEAYGANQYGAWMNVMKGHAVANGIYVAAANRIGLEQYLPNTDGLQFWGASFIAGPQGEILAQASHDQEEILMAEVDLDLLENVRQNWPFFRDRRIDAYGEITKRAIDQ, encoded by the coding sequence ATGAAGAAAAAATACAACATTGCCGTCGTACAACTCAACCTTAACGACATTCCGGAAAACAATTTAAAAAAATGTACCGCCTGGGTGGAAAAAGCAGCCGGTCAGGGCGCAGAAGTGATTTGTCTGCCGGAGTTATACAGCAGTCATTATTTTTGCCAAAGCGAAGATGTCGAAAATTTCGCCCTGGCGGAACCGTTGTACAGTACCTCTTTTAAGGCATTCAGTGCACTCGCCAAAGCATTAAACGTGGTCATCATTGTGCCATTTTTCGAAAAAAGAATGCAGGGGATTTATCACAACAGTGCTTACATCATAGATGTGGACGGAACGGAAGCCGGATTGTACCGAAAAATGCACATTCCCGATGATCCGCATTTTTACGAGAAATTTTATTTCACTCCTGGCGATCTGGGATTTAAAACCATCCGCACTCAGAAAGGAAAAATAGGGACACTCATCTGCTGGGACCAATGGTACCCTGAGGCTGCCCGTTTGACGGCTTTACAGGGAGCCGAAGTGTTGTTCTATCCTACGGCCATTGGCTGGCATCCGGCGGAAAAAGAAGCCTATGGAGCGAACCAATATGGTGCATGGATGAATGTCATGAAAGGCCATGCGGTGGCCAATGGCATTTATGTTGCGGCGGCCAACAGGATTGGTCTGGAACAATATTTGCCCAATACCGACGGACTTCAGTTTTGGGGAGCCTCCTTTATTGCGGGCCCGCAGGGAGAAATACTGGCACAGGCATCACACGACCAGGAAGAAATCCTGATGGCAGAGGTAGATCTGGATTTGCTGGAAAATGTCAGGCAAAACTGGCCATTTTTCAGAGACAGAAGGATTGATGCCTATGGAGAGATCACCAAAAGAGCGATAGACCAATAG
- a CDS encoding 2-oxoacid:acceptor oxidoreductase family protein, translated as MQQNKVKYPGKRITTDGNTIVSATEALIVDAGVFYPITPSTQMGENFQLLFAKGELNAFGKALTAIETEGEHAAQGGAIALSVTGKRVVNFTSGQGIVYGLEQYYHAPGKLSTMVLEVGARALTKHALNVHCGHDDFYAAMDTGWIMLFAKNAQQAADQSIILRKVTELSLNPGLNSQDGFLTTHLERTFRMPEAALIREFLGAPEDIIECPTEAQKTLFGPKRRRVPAGIDLENPMLLGPVQNQEHYMNGVAARRNNFSEPIGDFLRDAYKEFGELTGRKYGMISQYNCENAETVFVALGSAAENIEAVIDYLKETRGVDVGVIHINVIRPFPEKEIIEALRGKKEVIVLERTDESLSGSNPLTREIKLALRKAESNFRKNAYEGLGAIDPANEKPHVLSGSYGLGSRDFRPEAIIGAYDFAEGRLARKDGKTINDGVRFFYLGIDHPYNVESDEKPSGLPKDSIAVRFHSIGGWGMITTGKNLGSILGDLSSYVAKRDNLYEETGELKEVVNLSANPKYGSEKKGAPTNYFLVAAPERVRVNCDLRHVNVVLCSDPKIFLHTDPLDGLTDGGAFIWESAESDPQKVWERIPTKYRQELIDKNIKLYALNGFDIAKKATDREELQTRMQGNAFLGAFFKVSPFLDHYNIPAQEFLDTVHEQYKKKFGRFGDDVVASNMDVMNAGFTKVFEVPVGEMNAKDNSAFSLEGILPCSVNLHLDAIPESTKAPMFKMSTFDAEFRAGLGYNQPSSPLASVGMVASGTGATASKYVARRQVPIFIEENCTQCMECITICPDTAMPNTTQSVATYILAAANHYVSDEKVRAQIISHIPEIEPAIREEMLEYANAKDIHGDGDGKAKFANIVTHHLRSLQDPLITEDAIYQMHQILDILPLAFLNTKAIFSGLEKKESGAGGIFSIFISDLCKGCGACVEACGKHEALQMVPESEEMHAVMTSTSQFLNFLPDTPQKYLGIYDSEHPQDSKAAALKNHLMVQSVYNALVAGDGACAGCGEKSVLRSTSTLTEALMRPIFHKKAERLRGKMNLLLENGLDALADLKKRDEKAYHIFKTTVLHILMGYGAENLEATEARIAAEFKGGDAEVLQGLINAINYDADKHDSVQTIEDWKPKGMSVMAMTAHTGCNSVYGSTPPNNPHPYPWMNSLFQDGTTIGWLVGEGFMRDHALLSVIPERLADTVISGFENGFTENDFFYYNHFTDTLMTDNEILELPKVWAIGGDGAIGDIGFQNTSKVVLQNRPNVKILMLDTQVYSNTGGQNSDSSPMPGGFDFNQFGPATEGKLTEMKSVGESFMGGHGSPFLARVSMANTGTFYKALLDGLTYRGTAYFEAYTTCQPEHGVADSGAQVQAQLVRDSRGLTEFVFNPSDGESYHDILNIKGNPNYNFDWFERRHAITKEKYTFTVAHWAITEARFRRHHKKVKKEATEGLVLLEDKLKLITQDDITHRRYLDPTHRAYVEDFGVYLRDFDEAGKEKYHTLSRQMVLFTVERRKAWRMLQSKAGIINQDYIAQKELLKELDSVVTV; from the coding sequence ATGCAACAAAACAAAGTCAAATACCCGGGGAAACGAATTACCACTGACGGGAACACCATTGTATCAGCGACTGAAGCACTCATCGTTGATGCCGGAGTTTTTTACCCTATTACTCCTTCCACACAAATGGGTGAGAATTTTCAATTATTATTTGCAAAAGGGGAATTAAATGCTTTTGGCAAAGCTTTGACCGCTATTGAAACCGAAGGAGAACACGCCGCTCAGGGTGGAGCCATTGCTTTATCCGTCACCGGTAAACGGGTGGTAAACTTCACTTCCGGACAAGGTATTGTCTATGGTTTGGAGCAATATTACCATGCCCCCGGCAAATTGAGTACTATGGTACTTGAGGTGGGCGCCAGAGCACTGACCAAACACGCCTTAAATGTTCACTGTGGTCATGATGACTTTTATGCTGCTATGGATACCGGCTGGATCATGCTTTTTGCCAAAAATGCCCAACAGGCAGCTGACCAGTCCATTATATTAAGAAAGGTCACTGAATTAAGCCTGAATCCAGGATTGAACTCCCAGGATGGATTTCTTACCACTCACCTGGAAAGAACCTTCCGCATGCCGGAAGCAGCCTTAATCCGTGAATTCCTTGGCGCTCCGGAAGACATCATCGAATGTCCGACTGAAGCTCAGAAAACATTATTCGGACCAAAAAGAAGAAGAGTTCCTGCAGGGATTGACCTGGAGAACCCAATGTTGCTGGGTCCTGTTCAAAACCAGGAACACTATATGAATGGTGTGGCTGCCCGTCGTAATAATTTCTCTGAACCTATTGGGGATTTTTTACGTGATGCCTATAAAGAATTTGGAGAACTGACCGGAAGAAAATACGGAATGATCTCTCAATACAATTGTGAAAATGCTGAAACAGTATTCGTAGCCCTCGGTAGCGCGGCAGAAAATATTGAAGCAGTCATTGATTATCTGAAAGAAACAAGAGGCGTGGATGTTGGGGTCATCCACATCAACGTCATTCGTCCTTTCCCTGAAAAAGAAATCATCGAAGCTTTGAGAGGCAAGAAAGAAGTTATCGTGCTGGAAAGAACAGACGAATCCCTCTCAGGAAGTAACCCACTGACCCGAGAGATCAAACTCGCCCTGAGGAAAGCAGAAAGTAATTTTAGAAAAAATGCTTACGAAGGCTTAGGAGCCATTGATCCGGCAAACGAAAAACCACACGTCTTGTCAGGAAGTTACGGATTGGGATCCAGAGATTTCCGTCCGGAAGCCATCATCGGAGCCTATGATTTTGCAGAAGGTCGCCTGGCTCGTAAAGATGGCAAAACCATCAATGATGGCGTACGCTTTTTCTACCTTGGCATCGATCACCCTTACAACGTCGAATCAGACGAAAAACCATCAGGGCTTCCTAAAGACTCTATCGCAGTCCGTTTCCACTCCATCGGAGGATGGGGAATGATCACTACCGGTAAAAACCTGGGCAGCATTTTAGGTGATCTTTCGAGTTATGTGGCCAAAAGGGATAACCTTTATGAAGAAACCGGCGAACTCAAGGAAGTCGTCAACCTCAGCGCGAACCCAAAATACGGTTCCGAGAAAAAGGGAGCGCCTACCAATTACTTCCTCGTCGCCGCACCGGAACGTGTCCGGGTGAATTGCGACTTGCGCCACGTTAATGTAGTGCTTTGCTCTGACCCGAAAATATTCCTGCATACCGATCCACTGGATGGATTGACCGATGGAGGAGCCTTTATCTGGGAAAGTGCCGAAAGCGATCCTCAAAAAGTATGGGAACGCATCCCTACAAAATATCGTCAGGAACTCATCGATAAAAACATAAAACTATACGCCCTCAACGGGTTTGATATTGCCAAAAAGGCTACCGACCGTGAAGAACTGCAAACCAGGATGCAGGGTAATGCCTTCCTCGGAGCATTCTTCAAGGTTTCCCCATTCCTCGATCATTACAATATCCCGGCACAGGAATTCCTGGATACCGTTCACGAACAGTATAAGAAGAAATTCGGCCGTTTTGGAGACGATGTTGTAGCTTCCAATATGGATGTAATGAACGCAGGGTTTACCAAAGTTTTTGAAGTACCTGTTGGCGAGATGAATGCCAAAGACAATTCAGCATTCAGTCTGGAAGGCATCCTGCCTTGCTCCGTCAACCTCCACCTGGACGCCATTCCAGAATCCACTAAGGCACCGATGTTCAAGATGTCTACCTTTGACGCAGAATTCCGCGCCGGGTTAGGATATAATCAACCATCTAGTCCTTTGGCTTCCGTTGGTATGGTAGCTTCCGGAACAGGAGCGACAGCCAGTAAGTATGTCGCCCGTCGCCAGGTGCCTATTTTTATAGAAGAAAACTGTACCCAGTGTATGGAATGTATCACCATTTGTCCGGATACAGCCATGCCTAATACAACTCAATCGGTAGCCACTTATATACTTGCAGCGGCTAACCACTATGTTTCAGATGAAAAGGTGAGAGCGCAAATCATCAGCCATATTCCGGAAATCGAGCCCGCTATTAGGGAAGAAATGCTGGAATACGCCAACGCCAAGGATATTCATGGCGACGGCGATGGAAAGGCTAAATTTGCCAACATCGTGACCCATCACCTGAGAAGCCTACAGGATCCATTGATTACTGAAGATGCTATTTACCAGATGCACCAGATCCTCGACATCCTGCCCCTGGCATTCCTCAACACTAAAGCGATATTTAGTGGCCTGGAGAAAAAAGAATCTGGCGCAGGGGGTATATTCTCCATCTTCATTTCCGACTTATGTAAAGGATGTGGCGCTTGTGTCGAAGCTTGCGGAAAACATGAAGCCCTGCAAATGGTTCCGGAATCCGAAGAGATGCACGCAGTCATGACCTCTACCAGCCAATTCCTGAATTTCTTGCCGGATACTCCGCAAAAATACCTGGGAATATATGATTCAGAACATCCTCAGGATTCTAAGGCTGCAGCCTTGAAAAATCACCTCATGGTTCAGTCCGTATACAATGCATTGGTAGCAGGGGATGGAGCTTGTGCAGGTTGCGGTGAAAAATCTGTTTTACGCTCGACTTCCACATTGACCGAAGCGTTGATGCGTCCGATTTTCCATAAAAAAGCGGAACGACTGAGAGGTAAAATGAATCTCTTGTTAGAGAATGGACTGGATGCTCTGGCCGATCTTAAAAAGCGGGACGAAAAGGCTTATCATATTTTTAAAACAACCGTACTGCATATCCTGATGGGTTATGGCGCGGAAAATTTGGAAGCCACTGAAGCCAGGATTGCCGCTGAATTTAAGGGCGGAGATGCCGAAGTACTCCAGGGATTGATCAATGCCATCAATTATGATGCGGACAAGCACGATTCTGTTCAGACTATTGAAGACTGGAAACCCAAAGGAATGTCTGTCATGGCCATGACGGCCCATACCGGATGTAACTCCGTTTACGGATCTACCCCTCCGAACAATCCTCACCCATATCCATGGATGAACAGCCTGTTCCAGGATGGTACTACAATCGGATGGTTAGTGGGTGAAGGCTTCATGAGAGACCACGCCTTGTTATCCGTCATTCCGGAACGCCTTGCCGATACAGTCATTTCAGGTTTTGAAAATGGTTTCACTGAAAATGATTTCTTCTATTACAACCACTTCACCGATACTTTAATGACGGACAACGAGATCCTCGAGTTGCCTAAAGTATGGGCCATCGGTGGAGACGGTGCAATTGGAGACATCGGTTTCCAGAACACTTCCAAAGTGGTGCTTCAAAACCGGCCAAACGTCAAAATTTTGATGCTTGACACCCAGGTTTATTCCAATACGGGTGGACAGAATTCCGATTCTTCTCCTATGCCGGGTGGTTTTGACTTCAACCAGTTTGGCCCGGCTACCGAGGGTAAACTGACCGAAATGAAATCTGTGGGCGAATCCTTTATGGGGGGACACGGTTCTCCTTTCTTAGCCAGGGTTTCCATGGCCAATACCGGGACCTTCTACAAAGCATTACTCGATGGACTGACCTACCGGGGAACGGCTTACTTTGAAGCGTATACCACTTGCCAACCTGAGCATGGTGTAGCCGATAGCGGCGCACAGGTACAGGCACAACTCGTTCGTGACAGCCGTGGATTGACAGAGTTTGTTTTCAATCCTTCCGATGGGGAAAGTTACCATGACATTCTCAACATCAAAGGGAATCCAAACTACAATTTCGACTGGTTCGAACGCCGTCATGCGATCACTAAAGAGAAATATACGTTCACCGTCGCACACTGGGCCATTACGGAAGCACGCTTTAGAAGACACCACAAAAAGGTAAAAAAAGAAGCTACTGAAGGTTTGGTATTACTGGAAGATAAACTGAAACTCATCACCCAGGATGACATCACCCATCGCCGTTATCTCGATCCAACGCATCGGGCTTACGTGGAAGATTTTGGTGTTTACCTGAGAGATTTTGATGAAGCCGGAAAGGAAAAATATCATACCCTTTCCCGTCAGATGGTACTCTTTACCGTAGAACGCCGTAAAGCATGGCGTATGCTGCAAAGTAAAGCAGGGATCATTAACCAGGATTATATCGCGCAGAAAGAGTTGCTTAAAGAACTCGACAGCGTAGTGACAGTTTAA
- a CDS encoding threonine/serine exporter family protein, which produces MTDIIIKLLEASVWSGMAAVGFGILFNIPKNTIYTVFLLGAGAGFIKFLLIHLNIHVVPATFLASFFVGIVGIPLAHKIHQTPVVFSIPPVIPMIPGFFAYKTVVSVMNFLFIVEDPDKRLLLIDSIFTNGFTMLFVLISITVGAGLPMLMLRKDTVKRLDE; this is translated from the coding sequence ATGACAGATATTATCATTAAATTGCTGGAAGCGTCCGTTTGGTCCGGTATGGCAGCCGTAGGATTTGGTATCCTGTTCAACATTCCCAAAAACACCATTTATACGGTCTTTTTATTGGGTGCCGGCGCCGGCTTTATCAAGTTTTTATTGATCCACCTTAATATCCATGTGGTTCCCGCGACCTTTCTGGCTTCTTTTTTTGTAGGGATTGTCGGTATTCCTTTGGCCCATAAAATACACCAAACTCCGGTTGTATTCTCGATTCCTCCGGTAATTCCCATGATCCCCGGATTCTTTGCTTATAAAACCGTTGTATCTGTTATGAATTTTTTATTCATAGTGGAAGATCCTGACAAGCGGTTACTTTTAATCGATTCCATTTTTACCAATGGATTTACCATGCTTTTTGTATTGATCTCCATTACGGTAGGTGCCGGACTGCCTATGCTTATGTTGAGAAAGGATACCGTAAAACGATTGGATGAATAA
- a CDS encoding agmatine deiminase family protein — MSQTKRRFPAEWEKQKGILLCFPHNGNDWPGKYQAIQWALVEFIKKVAQFEKVFLVVANEALQNRVGAMLERAHVDTKQVHYILQKTNRSWMRDSGPIIVETGKHKQEAINFNFNGWAKYPNYHLDRNVPATVAGFLGIPMTVATYQGKKVVLEGGAIDVNGKGTLLTSEECLLHPSIQVRNQGFTKADYEAVFAEYLGVTNVIWLGNGIQGDDTHGHIDDLCRFVNADTIVTVVESDRKDANYQPLQDNLKRLQAAHLEDGRSPNIIELPMPQKLMFEDIRIPPSYANFLIINGAVLVPTFNDPNDRIALNILATCFPDRQIIGINAIDLIWGFGTLHCLSQQVY; from the coding sequence ATGAGCCAAACAAAACGAAGATTTCCCGCTGAATGGGAAAAGCAAAAAGGTATTTTGTTGTGTTTTCCGCACAATGGAAACGACTGGCCCGGAAAGTACCAGGCCATCCAGTGGGCATTGGTGGAGTTTATCAAAAAAGTGGCCCAGTTTGAAAAAGTGTTTCTTGTGGTGGCGAACGAGGCATTGCAAAACAGGGTAGGGGCGATGCTCGAACGGGCGCATGTGGATACGAAACAGGTACACTATATTTTGCAAAAAACCAACCGGAGCTGGATGCGGGATTCGGGCCCCATCATCGTCGAAACCGGAAAACATAAACAGGAAGCCATCAACTTTAATTTTAATGGCTGGGCAAAATATCCTAATTATCATTTGGACAGAAATGTTCCTGCCACGGTGGCCGGGTTTTTAGGTATTCCGATGACCGTTGCCACTTACCAGGGGAAAAAGGTGGTGCTGGAAGGGGGCGCCATAGATGTCAACGGGAAAGGAACTTTACTGACCTCCGAGGAGTGTTTGTTACATCCCTCGATCCAGGTGCGCAACCAGGGATTTACAAAGGCTGATTACGAAGCGGTCTTTGCCGAATACCTGGGGGTAACCAACGTGATCTGGCTGGGCAATGGCATCCAGGGAGATGATACGCATGGGCATATTGATGATTTGTGCCGGTTTGTCAATGCCGATACCATCGTCACGGTCGTAGAATCCGATCGGAAGGATGCCAACTACCAACCGCTGCAGGATAACCTTAAACGCTTGCAGGCGGCCCATCTCGAAGATGGAAGATCTCCCAATATCATTGAATTGCCGATGCCGCAAAAACTGATGTTTGAAGACATTCGGATTCCCCCGAGTTATGCCAATTTCCTGATCATCAACGGGGCCGTTTTAGTTCCTACTTTCAATGATCCTAATGACCGGATTGCGCTCAATATCCTGGCCACTTGTTTTCCTGACCGGCAAATCATCGGTATCAATGCTATAGATCTGATCTGGGGATTTGGGACGCTACATTGTTTGAGCCAGCAGGTTTATTGA
- a CDS encoding NAD(P)H-binding protein, with translation MNISIIGASAGLGLETVKRALQRNHEVTTLSRSAIQIQEKHSFRSVIGNATNKSDLLKAIQDAEAVIVTLGTGKNMKATSLFSDFAKLLVEVQKENKIDVPFIFVTGFGAGESKNYVSWFVKMFLNYFLKDVYADKTKLENIISGSQMKWIIVRPGRLLDEPLTEKYRVETKLFKGINIGGINRADLADFLIKQAEKPTELKKYIAIASK, from the coding sequence ATGAATATATCAATCATTGGAGCTTCTGCGGGCCTTGGCCTCGAAACGGTAAAAAGAGCCTTGCAGCGCAACCATGAAGTAACCACGCTTTCTCGATCGGCAATTCAGATACAGGAGAAACATTCTTTTAGATCGGTCATTGGTAACGCGACCAACAAATCGGATTTATTAAAGGCCATTCAGGATGCCGAAGCAGTAATCGTAACATTAGGAACGGGAAAGAATATGAAAGCCACTTCGCTATTTTCTGATTTTGCGAAACTCCTGGTGGAAGTTCAAAAAGAAAACAAAATAGACGTTCCTTTTATTTTCGTGACCGGTTTTGGGGCCGGCGAAAGTAAAAACTATGTGTCGTGGTTTGTAAAAATGTTTTTGAATTACTTTTTAAAGGACGTTTATGCCGACAAAACAAAATTGGAAAATATCATTTCCGGTTCCCAAATGAAATGGATAATAGTAAGGCCGGGAAGATTATTGGATGAACCATTGACCGAAAAATATCGAGTAGAAACAAAACTGTTTAAAGGCATAAACATTGGGGGAATAAATCGAGCCGATTTAGCAGATTTTTTAATTAAACAAGCAGAAAAACCTACCGAATTGAAAAAATACATCGCAATAGCTTCTAAATAA